TCGATGCTCTCGGTTTCCGGAACGGCCCATCACACCTCGAGGTGATCATGCCTGACTCGCAGCCGCTGCTCATCGACCCGGCAGCGCGATTGGGCGGTGGGGTGCTGCCAGAGACCAACGAGCGATTAGCGGGAACGTCCCACGCCCTCGAGACCGCAACCGCTGCTATCGACCTTCACCAACGCGCTCTGCCGGCCGTCTACCCGGAGACCACGCGCTACGTGTCACTTGTGAACCACCGAGCAGGTACCGCGAAGTTCGACTGGCTGACGGAGTTCCGGCAATTGCCGACCTCGACCGCGGTGCACACAACGCTCGAGGCAGACGTTCCAGTGCCGGTGACCACGGACTTGCTCAGTTCGCCCGGCTTCCTCTACCTACATGGACCGCGCGAAGCTGTGCTCGCCGACTACGCGACGATCCGAAAGCGAGAAGCGGAGGGTTGCTACACGGCGGCGAGCCCGGTATCCCGCTGAGCCGAGTGGTCCGGCGCGAAGGCACCGGGGTTGGCCTGGCCGGCCCCCTGGCGTGCCCGGGCCGTCCACAGCGGTACGGTGTGGTCCCACGTCTGAGCAGTGAGGTCGACCTCGAGTCGTCCAGTGCCCTGGACAGGAAGGCGGTCGCATGTGAGGATCCCCGCGACCGATGCCGCGGCGACCAGCGCTGGAAGAGACGTCGCTCGGAAAACGCTCCGCAGCCGTCCAAGGTGATAATTCACTGTCGCGGTACTGAGGTAGAGCTCCTTGGCGATGCACCGCACTGGCTCTCCCCACGCGAGCAACACCAGGATCTCCACTTGGCGTTCCGTCAGTAACACCCGTTCGCCCGCCACGGTTCTCCCCCTCGTCGTCAATCGAGACTAGAGCGCTTCCCCTATGGATGCACGCTACCCGTCACATGACGTCGCGGCACCGGCGGTCTTCTGGCTGGATCCTGAACATAGCGTCTCGCACCCAATGGCCGTTACGCAAACCCACTGGCCGTTACGCAAACCCACTGCAATCCGCAGTACAAGGCCGGGCTCGCCGCTACTCCTCACACATCTCACAAACGGTCGTTTCCGTACATCAGGAGTGGAGAGCTATCAGTAACTCGGCATGGCGCGGCAGCCAGAATGTGATGCAAGGTCGATCGCGGCCGAGCTCGCGGAACTGTTCGACGTCGCCCGCGCCGCCAAGTACGGAGCGATTACTCGGGGCAAGACTGACGACTCAGCACTCACGTTGCCCTCGGCGACCTGAGCGCCAGACCTCGCGTCGGCGGTCGGTTAGCTGCCGAACGGCCGGCCGGTGCGGAACCCGCCCGCATTCGGTTCGAACGGAACGCTGCCGTTGTGCTCGTTGGCGAGTCGTTCAAGCTCTCGCTCGAGCGCCCCGTCGACCAGTGCCGCGAAGGACCGGTACCCGCCGGGCAATGCGGCTGTGTGGAGTACTGCGGTCTGAGCACGACGCTTGAGGCCTTCCCGCAGCGCCACGGTCGTCGGGATCGTCGCTTCCTTCACCGGCTCGGCGGGCGCGATCTGCTGCCTCGGCTGCTCAGGTGTCACGGGTGCCTCGACACCTGTTCGAACGGGTTCAACGTTGGCGGTGAGTCTGATCGGGCTGTTCGCACCGGGGCGCCGGCGTTCTGGTGCACTCATGCTGCGTTCTTCTCTTTCTCCAGGATGCGCTGTACGTACATCTGCCCGAGTGCGTCGTAGAGCGCGACTGCCTTTCGACCGTCCACCCCGGGCCAGGCGCCCAGGGAAGTGGCGGCGGCGTCAGCCTCGGCAAAACGAGACCACTCGGGAAGGTAGTTTGGGTTCAACAGGTCGGTCCCATCGTCAAACTTGACCACTCCCCCGAGCTTCCAGACGAGCTCGCCGAAGGCGTCAACGAGGCCCTCGATCTGAAAGTCATGCTCCTTGGTTCGCTTCCGCCGTGTGACGACAACGCCAGCCACACGCAGATCCGGATTCATCAGGTCGGCGGCGTGAAGTGAGACGAAGTCCCGGACCCGGATGGCAGCTTCGACGGAGTCGTAGTTTGGGTCAGAGGGGATGAGCACGGTGTTCGCGGCAGCGAACGCCATTTGCACGAGGTGGCCGAGATCAGGCCGGGTATCAATCAAGACGACGTCATACACGTCCGTCCAACCGGTCAGTGCCTTAGTGAGACGACGCACGGCGCCGACGACGCCAGCCTCGGATTCACGATTGATGAGATCAAAGCGTGCCGGGAGGACATCGATCCGCTCCCCTTCTGGCGCCGCTTCTGCATCCCAACCACATGCGACTACCGCAGCCTCCCCTGCGCCATCCTGAGCAGCCGCGATCACCTCGGACATGGTGGGAATCGGTGCGGAAGGATCCCACTCGACCCCGAGCCGCCGGGTGGCGTTCGCCTGGGGATCCATGTCGACAACAAGAACGCGGCGCCCAGCACGCGCGAGGGCAGCAGCCAGCTGGCATGTCACCTGCGTCTTAGAAACGCCACCCTTGTTGTTCGCAATCGCAGTGACGTGCGTCATCAGCCCTCCTAGGCAAGCGTTTGAAGGCTTGTATTGGTTGCAAGCCTTCCGTTCAACTGTATACAAGCGTTGCAACAAAAGCAAGCCTTCCAAGGCTAGTAAGCCAATAAACACTTGCGTTGTGCACGCAGAGGGGCGGGGTGCTTGCGCAAGCCGCTAGCGGCAGCTCCTAGGGGCTGTTGTGAGGCTCATATTCGTGAAGAGTTACAATAAACGCAAGCCTTCCAAGGCAAGTAAGCCCATAAACCCTTGCGTTACAAGTGTTGAAGCCGCACGGTTTGCTCAAGCTACTAGCTCCAGATCCCTGAGCTGTTGCAGGAATCCGCGTCGGACGAACCTCATGGCCGCCTTATGATCAGCGCGGCCGTCGCTCGAGCACGGGTACGCCGGGTACGCCTCCGGTCCGCCGTGGTCGTCGACGGATCGGAACATGACGACCTGCGTGATGGGGGTGCGGTCGCGGCCGCGGCGGCCGGCCTTGCGGATGAGGTGGTTCTGCCACCAGGCCCAGAGGTCGCGCTCATCGACGTACTGCTGTTC
This portion of the Curtobacterium sp. MCJR17_020 genome encodes:
- a CDS encoding AAA family ATPase, giving the protein MTHVTAIANNKGGVSKTQVTCQLAAALARAGRRVLVVDMDPQANATRRLGVEWDPSAPIPTMSEVIAAAQDGAGEAAVVACGWDAEAAPEGERIDVLPARFDLINRESEAGVVGAVRRLTKALTGWTDVYDVVLIDTRPDLGHLVQMAFAAANTVLIPSDPNYDSVEAAIRVRDFVSLHAADLMNPDLRVAGVVVTRRKRTKEHDFQIEGLVDAFGELVWKLGGVVKFDDGTDLLNPNYLPEWSRFAEADAAATSLGAWPGVDGRKAVALYDALGQMYVQRILEKEKNAA